The following are encoded together in the Candidatus Methylomirabilis oxygeniifera genome:
- a CDS encoding putative 5-methylthioadenosine/S-adenosylhomocysteine deaminase (MTA/SAH deaminase) (Evidence 3 : Function proposed based on presence of conserved amino acid motif, structural feature or limited homology), giving the protein MILTARLLLPISSPPIMDGGLLIRDGTICAVDKASALIRDFPTEPHDDLGRAALLPGLVNAHTHLELTGLYGRLPFGKSFTEWAISLLDLRPGLDDEFFAASARLGATTLLRGGVTCVADITTSGSSVASLKAAGLRGIIFQEILGLDPEQATERLDTAEKALQSLQLQATDSLLSVGLSPHAPYSLSESLLLRCAELLRRRRLPATIHVAESPEEVAYIGLGLGPIATTLLPAVGRHSPSHRVCGESPIALLDRAGLLSDRLTAVHGVHIGISDLQLLKQRGVALAVCPRSNHYLKVGTAPLPRCLAASLRVGLGTDSLASNQTLSLWDEMQFAHRLYGEAVTAQQLVTMATLGGAAALGMAGTIGSFAPGKRADLTALAIDRVDDVDPYESLLDQASDDSVVLSMVEGKILYQREGTARWNCH; this is encoded by the coding sequence GTGATTCTGACCGCTCGTCTGCTGCTGCCGATTTCCAGCCCGCCCATTATGGACGGCGGACTCTTAATCCGCGATGGGACGATCTGCGCGGTGGATAAGGCGTCTGCACTCATCAGGGATTTTCCGACAGAACCTCACGACGACCTGGGACGCGCAGCCCTCCTTCCCGGCCTAGTAAATGCGCATACCCACCTGGAATTAACGGGGCTGTACGGCCGCCTTCCCTTCGGCAAATCGTTTACCGAATGGGCGATCTCCCTGCTCGATCTTCGCCCCGGGTTGGACGACGAATTTTTCGCCGCGTCGGCTCGCCTGGGCGCAACGACCCTGCTCCGAGGCGGCGTCACCTGTGTTGCCGACATCACGACGTCCGGCAGCAGTGTCGCCTCTCTTAAGGCGGCTGGGCTGAGGGGCATTATCTTTCAGGAAATCCTGGGACTCGACCCCGAGCAGGCGACAGAACGGTTGGACACAGCCGAGAAGGCCCTTCAGTCACTTCAACTCCAAGCGACCGACAGCTTGCTGTCGGTCGGTCTGTCGCCTCACGCACCGTACAGTCTGTCCGAGTCGCTCCTGCTGCGCTGTGCCGAACTGCTGCGGCGCCGGCGCCTGCCGGCGACCATTCACGTGGCCGAATCGCCGGAGGAGGTGGCATATATCGGGTTAGGGCTCGGGCCGATTGCCACCACGTTGTTGCCTGCCGTGGGTCGGCATTCGCCATCCCATCGGGTCTGCGGCGAAAGCCCGATCGCACTTCTCGACCGAGCCGGCCTGCTGTCGGATCGACTGACGGCTGTACACGGGGTTCATATCGGGATCTCCGATCTTCAGTTACTGAAACAGCGAGGGGTCGCGTTGGCCGTCTGTCCTCGGAGCAATCATTACTTGAAGGTGGGGACAGCGCCGTTGCCCCGCTGTCTGGCGGCATCACTGCGGGTCGGTTTGGGGACCGATTCGTTGGCCAGCAATCAGACGCTGAGCCTCTGGGACGAGATGCAGTTTGCGCACCGGCTCTATGGCGAGGCGGTCACGGCGCAACAGCTTGTGACAATGGCCACGCTCGGCGGCGCCGCTGCGCTTGGGATGGCCGGTACCATCGGGTCGTTTGCGCCGGGTAAGCGGGCGGACCTCACTGCCCTGGCCATCGATCGCGTCGACGATGTCGATCCGTATGAATCACTCCTTGATCAGGCCTCGGATGACTCAGTTGTCTTGAGTATGGTGGAAGGCAAGATCCTGTATCAACGCGAGGGGACCGCGCGGTGGAACTGTCATTAG
- the mobA gene encoding putative molybdopterin-guanine dinucleotide biosynthesis protein A (Evidence 3 : Function proposed based on presence of conserved amino acid motif, structural feature or limited homology) → MTGIVLAGGKSSRMGANKAFIEFGSKRLIETTVDCLKALFPEVLIIANDPPLYAYLGVKVVSDLIPDSGSLGGIYTGLSVASYPACFFVACDMPFLNAELIKFLVREAEGWDAVVPRVKGELQPLHAVYAKSCLPLMKESIDASVLKIARFFPKAKVKIIEEPALRALDPYLFGFINVNTPLELEQAEAVRRQRCSPQRSVDS, encoded by the coding sequence GTGACGGGTATTGTGCTGGCGGGCGGTAAGTCCTCGCGGATGGGTGCCAATAAGGCGTTTATCGAATTCGGGAGCAAGCGGCTGATCGAGACGACGGTGGACTGTCTGAAGGCGCTCTTCCCGGAGGTTCTGATTATTGCAAATGACCCGCCGCTGTACGCGTATCTTGGTGTCAAGGTTGTCTCAGACCTGATCCCTGACTCCGGTTCGCTCGGGGGGATCTATACGGGGCTGAGCGTTGCGAGTTACCCTGCCTGTTTCTTCGTTGCCTGCGACATGCCTTTTCTCAACGCCGAACTGATCAAGTTTCTGGTCCGCGAGGCCGAAGGTTGGGATGCAGTCGTGCCGCGCGTGAAAGGCGAGCTACAACCGCTGCATGCCGTATACGCCAAGTCGTGCCTTCCGCTCATGAAAGAGTCCATCGACGCGTCAGTGCTGAAGATTGCCCGGTTCTTCCCGAAGGCCAAGGTGAAAATCATCGAGGAGCCGGCCCTCAGGGCGCTGGACCCGTATCTGTTCGGGTTCATCAACGTCAATACCCCGCTGGAGTTGGAGCAAGCCGAGGCGGTCAGGCGACAGCGATGCAGCCCTCAGCGGTCAGTTGATAGCTGA
- a CDS encoding DNA-directed RNA polymerase subunit omega (RNAP omega subunit) (Transcriptase subunit omega) (RNA polymerase omega subunit) (modular protein) — MPLFPLEQLLTHVDSKYRLVIIAAKRAKQVMRGAEHLIAAKSNKATYIALEEIGAGKLAYEMKAAEGAAAVELVGPEAGATWFRSLSVGDTLGEEELTEREEEEKEGIEPEENPVELLAESGEEIEKLEVTDLETLEEPVEVEAEDEA; from the coding sequence ATGCCGCTTTTCCCGTTGGAACAACTCCTGACGCATGTAGACAGCAAATATCGCCTGGTAATTATCGCTGCCAAGCGCGCGAAGCAGGTGATGCGCGGCGCCGAGCACCTGATTGCTGCGAAGAGCAATAAGGCGACGTATATTGCCCTGGAGGAAATAGGCGCCGGAAAGCTGGCGTATGAGATGAAAGCCGCAGAGGGTGCGGCGGCAGTGGAATTGGTAGGCCCGGAGGCGGGGGCTACCTGGTTCCGGAGTCTCTCCGTCGGAGACACCCTTGGCGAGGAGGAACTCACCGAAAGGGAAGAAGAGGAAAAGGAGGGGATCGAGCCGGAGGAAAACCCGGTGGAGTTACTCGCTGAGTCGGGTGAGGAGATCGAGAAACTGGAGGTGACCGACCTTGAGACCCTGGAAGAGCCTGTGGAAGTAGAAGCAGAGGACGAAGCCTGA
- the gmk gene encoding Guanylate kinase (GMP kinase) (Evidence 2b : Function of strongly homologous gene; Product type e : enzyme), protein MNRQRLMVVVSAPSGAGKTSLCKEAAQRLPRLVHSVSFTTRAPRPDEQDGRDYHFVNEPAFRKMIETGEFAEWAHVHGHLYGTSRSLLEKQFAEGLDVILDIDTQGAARLRQDYQAGVFVFVVPPALDLLETRLRQRRTDSEEAIRRRLAMAREELYHYRDYQYIVVNDIFEKAVKQLCCIITAERSRRDRVDLSFLDMGID, encoded by the coding sequence ATGAATCGGCAGCGGTTGATGGTGGTCGTATCGGCCCCCTCCGGGGCCGGAAAGACCTCGTTGTGTAAGGAGGCCGCACAGCGGCTGCCCCGTCTGGTTCACTCGGTCTCTTTTACGACCCGCGCGCCGCGGCCGGACGAGCAGGACGGACGAGACTATCACTTTGTGAACGAACCCGCCTTCCGAAAGATGATCGAGACGGGCGAATTCGCGGAGTGGGCCCACGTACACGGCCACCTCTATGGAACCAGTCGCTCGTTGTTGGAGAAGCAGTTCGCGGAAGGTCTTGATGTGATCCTTGATATCGACACGCAGGGGGCAGCCAGGCTGAGACAGGACTACCAGGCGGGGGTGTTTGTGTTTGTCGTCCCTCCTGCCTTGGATCTCCTGGAAACTCGGCTCCGACAGCGGCGGACCGACTCGGAGGAGGCGATCCGAAGGCGCCTTGCCATGGCCAGAGAGGAACTGTATCACTACCGGGATTACCAGTATATTGTCGTGAACGATATTTTTGAAAAGGCCGTCAAGCAGCTTTGCTGCATTATCACCGCCGAACGATCCCGAAGAGATCGAGTAGATCTCTCCTTTCTGGATATGGGAATCGACTGA
- a CDS encoding conserved protein of unknown function (Evidence 4 : Homologs of previously reported genes of unknown function), translating to MMTAKLLNVGFGNMVAVARVIAIVDPGSAPMKRLKDEAKQAGKLVDATNGRRTRSIIVTDSDHVVLSAIQTETIAQRFEADALSDRPGRGSRTE from the coding sequence ATGATGACCGCAAAGCTGCTGAATGTAGGGTTCGGAAATATGGTGGCGGTTGCCAGGGTCATTGCCATCGTCGATCCCGGTTCGGCCCCAATGAAGCGCCTGAAAGATGAGGCCAAGCAGGCCGGCAAGCTGGTTGATGCAACCAACGGCAGGCGTACCCGGTCCATCATCGTGACCGATAGCGACCACGTCGTGCTGTCGGCCATTCAAACCGAGACGATAGCTCAGCGGTTCGAAGCCGATGCGCTGTCCGATCGGCCGGGTAGGGGCTCGCGAACAGAATGA
- a CDS encoding conserved hypothetical protein (Evidence 4 : Homologs of previously reported genes of unknown function) yields the protein MLNSMTGFGQGECITSLRRYVCELQSVNHRYLETRTRLPKRLGALELPVLKSLQGRFARGRFDVTVLEELTGEQSCTLRVNRPLARAYLDAVKTLQSELGLAGEVTLELLLSRSDLFDLEGEKSGEADADWPAVSAALEGAMSALAKMRREEGRALEVALLGHLDLVEATLATIVARAPEVVQSYKSRLELRLQRLLDGKPLDPGRLEQEVAILAERSDIAEETTRVASHLQQFRDLIRQQGPHGRRMEFLLQEMLREVNTIGAKASDARTSHDVITLKSVLEQLREQVQNVE from the coding sequence ATGCTGAACAGTATGACTGGGTTCGGGCAAGGGGAGTGTATCACCTCCTTGAGGCGATACGTCTGCGAACTGCAGTCGGTGAATCATCGGTATCTGGAGACTCGCACCCGGCTCCCGAAGCGGCTTGGTGCTTTGGAGTTGCCGGTTCTGAAGAGCCTGCAAGGACGCTTTGCGCGAGGACGGTTTGACGTGACGGTGCTCGAGGAGTTGACGGGTGAGCAGTCCTGCACGCTCCGCGTGAATCGTCCATTGGCGCGCGCGTATCTCGATGCGGTCAAGACGCTCCAGTCGGAACTCGGCCTTGCGGGAGAGGTCACGTTGGAGCTGTTGCTGTCACGATCGGACCTGTTTGATCTGGAGGGAGAGAAATCGGGAGAGGCGGATGCCGACTGGCCGGCGGTTTCGGCTGCGCTTGAGGGGGCGATGAGCGCCCTCGCCAAGATGCGACGAGAGGAAGGCAGAGCACTCGAGGTCGCTCTGCTCGGCCATCTGGACCTGGTCGAGGCGACCTTAGCGACGATCGTTGCCCGCGCGCCGGAAGTCGTGCAGAGCTACAAGAGTCGTCTGGAGCTTCGGCTCCAGCGCCTGCTGGATGGGAAACCGCTCGATCCCGGGCGGCTCGAGCAGGAGGTGGCAATCCTGGCTGAGCGTTCGGATATAGCGGAAGAGACGACGAGGGTCGCAAGCCATCTTCAACAGTTCCGGGACCTCATCCGACAACAGGGTCCGCACGGCCGGCGGATGGAGTTTCTCTTGCAAGAGATGCTACGTGAGGTCAACACCATCGGCGCCAAGGCGAGCGATGCCAGGACCTCGCACGACGTCATCACATTAAAAAGCGTTCTGGAACAGCTCCGGGAGCAGGTCCAGAACGTTGAGTAA
- a CDS encoding DNA mismatch repair protein MutS-like has translation MSEPLLKAIGRELSVRSTTAAKTGEGVLDESTFNAIEVGRLFDAVNYAGTIAGQATLYRSLAHPLSSIETITAKQDALKELDSNADLRARIEALVQQAAKHEEEFYRLLFGTFVGTLGDPRGKMETGGYGHKTYRQGTELMLGLVKGAHGLPTPESPYLRARLDTLKAFGSTRSHTLMKGPAYLTERAIKTKAEKWLLTPAIKFRPTLFKPRLIVALVIAMGLFLHYAPTLGIARAAMPAVMVFLLPSFMLYGPLIGGFDRDNIIYPLRDGYRDSRDVHQALEALGQIDELLSFHCYAKAFGGPTVLPSLIDSDRHAMVLERVRNPILGKGNAEYVPNDINLNGVKLTFVTGPNGGGKTAFCKTIAQAQLLAQIGCYVPAERAQLSVADRIFYQVPESNSLVDREGRFGTELQRTKAIFFASSPRSLVILDELAEGTTYQEKLEISHTILGGFYQVGNNTLLVTHNYELAEQFRTRDVGLYRQAEFVHGSPTHRLIDGISRISHAHKVAQRIGFAKEDIEKHLVERGYGGEGGPSPEEDAKGQT, from the coding sequence ATGTCCGAACCTCTTCTAAAAGCCATCGGCAGGGAACTGTCGGTTCGCTCGACTACAGCGGCGAAAACAGGGGAAGGCGTGCTTGATGAGAGCACGTTCAACGCGATAGAAGTTGGTCGACTCTTTGACGCCGTCAATTACGCCGGTACCATCGCCGGGCAAGCCACGCTCTACCGCTCGTTAGCCCATCCCTTGAGTTCGATCGAGACCATCACGGCCAAACAGGACGCGCTCAAAGAACTGGACTCGAACGCCGATCTGAGAGCGCGAATCGAAGCGCTGGTACAGCAGGCCGCAAAACACGAGGAGGAATTTTACCGCCTGTTGTTTGGAACCTTTGTCGGCACCCTCGGGGATCCCCGGGGAAAGATGGAGACAGGGGGGTATGGGCATAAAACGTATCGGCAAGGAACGGAGCTCATGCTCGGTCTCGTGAAGGGCGCTCACGGCCTGCCGACACCAGAAAGCCCCTATCTTCGCGCGCGCCTCGATACGCTGAAGGCGTTCGGTTCCACACGATCGCATACCTTAATGAAAGGCCCTGCCTACCTGACGGAGAGGGCCATCAAAACGAAGGCTGAAAAGTGGCTGTTGACCCCAGCCATCAAATTCAGACCAACTCTCTTCAAGCCGCGATTGATCGTTGCGCTCGTGATTGCGATGGGTCTCTTCCTGCATTACGCTCCCACTCTTGGGATAGCCCGCGCGGCGATGCCGGCCGTGATGGTGTTCTTGCTCCCTTCATTCATGCTGTACGGACCTCTCATTGGAGGGTTTGATCGAGACAACATTATCTATCCATTGCGAGACGGCTATAGAGACTCACGAGATGTTCATCAGGCGTTAGAGGCATTGGGACAGATCGATGAATTGCTGTCCTTCCACTGCTACGCCAAGGCCTTCGGCGGCCCGACCGTACTGCCTTCGCTGATTGATTCGGATCGGCATGCTATGGTTCTGGAGCGAGTTAGAAACCCTATCCTGGGGAAGGGAAATGCCGAGTACGTACCCAACGATATCAACCTGAACGGGGTGAAATTAACGTTTGTGACCGGCCCCAACGGGGGTGGAAAAACCGCTTTTTGCAAGACCATTGCCCAGGCACAACTGCTGGCGCAGATCGGTTGTTATGTGCCTGCCGAACGGGCGCAACTCTCAGTGGCTGATCGGATCTTCTATCAGGTTCCGGAAAGTAACTCGCTGGTCGATCGCGAGGGGAGGTTCGGAACGGAGTTACAGCGCACGAAGGCCATCTTTTTCGCATCGTCGCCCAGAAGCCTGGTCATTCTGGATGAACTGGCGGAAGGAACTACCTATCAGGAAAAGTTGGAAATCTCCCATACGATCCTCGGTGGATTTTACCAAGTCGGTAACAATACGTTGCTTGTCACCCATAATTACGAGCTGGCGGAGCAGTTTCGAACACGAGATGTCGGCCTCTATCGTCAGGCAGAGTTTGTCCATGGTTCTCCTACCCATCGACTGATCGATGGGATCTCACGGATCAGTCATGCCCATAAGGTCGCTCAACGAATCGGCTTTGCGAAAGAAGATATTGAGAAGCACCTGGTTGAGCGAGGCTATGGAGGTGAAGGCGGGCCCTCGCCCGAAGAGGACGCCAAGGGTCAGACATGA
- a CDS encoding conserved protein of unknown function (Evidence 4 : Homologs of previously reported genes of unknown function), giving the protein MRITEIIWKERVVEKIAGKHGVSVAEVEEALLSSPVVRKMVKGRVHGEDLYAALAQISSGRYLIVFFINKKRGMALPISARDMDRAERNYYGGHK; this is encoded by the coding sequence TTGCGGATTACTGAAATCATCTGGAAAGAACGTGTGGTTGAGAAGATCGCGGGGAAGCATGGTGTGTCAGTTGCAGAGGTGGAAGAGGCACTTCTTTCCAGCCCCGTGGTCAGGAAGATGGTTAAAGGACGCGTCCATGGGGAGGACCTGTACGCGGCTCTGGCTCAGATCAGTAGTGGGAGATATTTGATCGTCTTCTTCATTAACAAGAAGCGCGGCATGGCGCTGCCGATCTCGGCGCGTGACATGGACCGCGCGGAGAGAAACTATTATGGCGGACACAAATAA
- a CDS encoding conserved protein of unknown function (Evidence 4 : Homologs of previously reported genes of unknown function) — MADTNKRVDPLPEEFRSEEEAAEFWNTHSITDYEEFLEPVGLEVDLKRRHFEIEVDEESFLVLRDRAKKLQKPAKELASEILKQKLATV, encoded by the coding sequence ATGGCGGACACAAATAAGCGCGTAGACCCCCTGCCGGAGGAGTTTAGGTCGGAGGAGGAGGCTGCCGAGTTCTGGAACACCCACAGCATCACCGACTATGAGGAATTCCTGGAGCCTGTCGGTCTCGAAGTGGACCTCAAGAGGCGACACTTCGAGATAGAAGTGGATGAGGAGAGCTTCTTGGTGTTGCGCGACAGGGCCAAGAAGCTCCAGAAGCCGGCAAAGGAACTCGCGAGCGAAATCCTCAAGCAGAAACTCGCGACGGTTTGA
- a CDS encoding protein of unknown function (Evidence 5 : No homology to any previously reported sequences) — MESGDWAVHELLGHRDVSTTMIYAHVLNRGAGKSTAQSIDSEWAWAVSNRKIGEANISAACAIVRIRANCLLSARDGYRV; from the coding sequence ATGGAGTCAGGTGACTGGGCGGTCCATGAGCTGCTCGGCCATCGCGATGTCAGCACTACAATGATTTACGCCCACGTTTTGAACCGAGGTGCAGGGAAGTCCACAGCCCAGTCGATAGACTCGGAGTGGGCTTGGGCGGTCAGCAATCGGAAAATTGGAGAGGCTAACATAAGTGCAGCGTGTGCCATCGTCCGCATTCGGGCAAATTGCTTGTTAAGCGCTCGAGATGGTTATAGAGTTTAG
- a CDS encoding conserved protein of unknown function (Evidence 4 : Homologs of previously reported genes of unknown function): MNNWNIPDWLEKEVKDRDRSCVYCRIDFLGTSNRTRKSIATWEHIVNDARIINRENIARCCFSCNSSKGTKKLFDWLESNYCKKRGITKDTVAGVVKRALAPQPNIRDDGA; this comes from the coding sequence GTGAACAATTGGAACATTCCTGATTGGCTAGAAAAAGAGGTAAAGGACCGAGACAGGAGCTGCGTCTACTGTCGTATCGACTTTTTGGGGACATCCAATAGGACGAGAAAGTCGATCGCGACATGGGAACATATTGTTAACGACGCGAGAATAATCAATCGCGAAAACATCGCCAGATGCTGTTTCTCATGCAATTCGAGCAAAGGCACGAAGAAGCTTTTCGATTGGCTCGAATCCAATTATTGCAAGAAGCGCGGAATCACCAAGGATACGGTCGCTGGAGTGGTAAAGAGGGCACTCGCTCCTCAGCCAAACATTCGTGACGACGGTGCCTGA
- a CDS encoding Putative formyltetrahydrofolate deformylase (Formyl-H(4)F hydrolase) (purU) (Evidence 3 : Function proposed based on presence of conserved amino acid motif, structural feature or limited homology; Product type pe : putative enzyme): MALNTRARLLISCPDRPGIVAAVSQCLFEQGANIVHSDQHTTDPEGGVFFVRIEFDLPELDSRGTELERVFEPIARRFRMDWRLTNAARVKPIAIFVSKEDHCLLELLWRWRAEDMAAEIAMVVSNHANLRGLVEAYGIPFYHIAVTQERQEQAEASQLQLVEGKVDLIVMARYMRVLSSAFIRRFPNRIINIHHSFLPAFVGADPYAQAHSRGVKLIGATAHYATDALDAGPIIEQDVERVDHRHTVEDLKRIGRHVERVVLARAVTWHLEDKVLVHGNKTVVFA, from the coding sequence ATGGCGTTGAACACTCGGGCCCGCCTGCTGATCTCGTGTCCTGACCGGCCAGGTATTGTGGCGGCAGTCTCGCAGTGCCTGTTTGAACAGGGCGCCAATATTGTGCACTCGGACCAGCATACCACCGACCCGGAGGGGGGCGTCTTCTTCGTGCGGATCGAGTTCGACCTTCCGGAACTGGACAGTCGTGGCACTGAACTGGAGCGAGTTTTCGAGCCGATCGCCCGCCGGTTCCGGATGGATTGGAGGCTGACGAACGCGGCCCGCGTCAAGCCCATAGCCATCTTTGTATCGAAGGAGGACCACTGCCTGCTGGAGCTACTGTGGCGATGGAGGGCTGAGGACATGGCCGCGGAGATCGCCATGGTCGTGAGCAATCATGCTAACCTGCGCGGACTTGTCGAGGCCTACGGTATTCCTTTTTACCATATCGCGGTCACGCAGGAGCGACAAGAGCAGGCTGAGGCCTCACAGCTTCAACTGGTCGAAGGTAAGGTTGACCTGATCGTCATGGCGCGGTATATGCGTGTCCTTTCGTCGGCTTTTATCCGCCGGTTTCCCAACCGGATTATCAACATTCACCACAGCTTCTTGCCGGCCTTTGTCGGGGCAGACCCTTATGCGCAGGCGCACTCGAGAGGGGTTAAATTGATCGGCGCTACGGCGCATTACGCGACCGATGCGTTGGATGCCGGGCCGATCATCGAGCAGGATGTCGAGCGGGTGGATCACCGTCACACTGTGGAGGATCTGAAGCGGATCGGCCGCCACGTAGAGCGGGTGGTGCTGGCGCGAGCCGTCACCTGGCACCTGGAGGATAAGGTGCTGGTGCATGGCAACAAGACCGTGGTGTTTGCCTGA
- a CDS encoding Glutamate synthase (NADPH): MAEVRKGLSAKERMQKPRNHMPLHEAGLRILSWEEVPIGYSMEQAQDEAIRCIQCKKPECVPACPVGINIPAFIKLVEEGDVAGAAKKIRETNFLPAACGRVCPQDKQCEAVCVVGKKNDPVGIGNLERFVADYEREHKLDRIPEMPPSTGKRVAVIGSGPAGMTAAYELRSRGHEVTVFEAFHRGGGVMVYGIPRFRLPLEVIDEDLKLLEDMGVEFVYNMVIGKILTIDDLLEQEGFDAVFIGTGAGLPKMLGVPGENLNGVYSANEYLTRIYLMNANQFPHFPTPLYQGKKMAVIGAGNTAMDVLRTGKRLGADVTCYYRRSHDEAPARTEELEHAEQEFIEFKWLSNPVEFIGDERHFVKAIRCEVMKLSDPDESGRRKPIPTGEYFVDEVDTVVFSLGCDVNPIIPSMTPELRTNKWGVVMVDTTTYHTSKKGVFAGGDVVTGGSTVILAMGQAKEAARHVHEYLMGQFNYELNVPTDPNAPGVQWEGRFSKAKR; this comes from the coding sequence ATGGCAGAAGTACGCAAGGGACTCAGTGCAAAGGAGCGGATGCAGAAGCCACGCAACCACATGCCGCTACATGAGGCAGGGTTGCGCATTCTTAGCTGGGAGGAGGTGCCCATCGGCTACTCGATGGAGCAGGCCCAGGACGAGGCAATACGGTGCATTCAGTGTAAGAAGCCTGAATGCGTACCCGCGTGTCCTGTAGGCATCAACATCCCCGCCTTCATTAAGCTTGTTGAGGAGGGGGACGTCGCCGGTGCGGCCAAGAAGATTCGTGAAACCAACTTTCTTCCCGCCGCCTGCGGCCGTGTCTGTCCCCAGGATAAGCAATGCGAGGCGGTCTGCGTGGTGGGCAAGAAGAACGATCCGGTTGGTATCGGCAATCTGGAGCGGTTTGTGGCGGACTACGAGCGTGAGCACAAGCTGGACCGCATTCCGGAGATGCCGCCTTCGACCGGCAAGCGAGTCGCCGTCATCGGATCCGGGCCGGCAGGGATGACCGCCGCTTATGAGCTTCGCTCTCGCGGCCATGAGGTCACGGTCTTCGAGGCGTTCCACCGTGGCGGGGGGGTCATGGTTTACGGTATCCCAAGATTCCGGTTGCCGCTGGAGGTCATCGACGAAGATCTGAAACTGCTTGAAGATATGGGGGTCGAGTTCGTCTACAATATGGTGATCGGCAAGATCCTGACCATCGATGATCTCCTGGAACAGGAAGGATTTGATGCGGTGTTCATCGGCACCGGCGCCGGCCTGCCAAAGATGCTGGGCGTCCCCGGCGAAAATCTGAATGGCGTCTATTCCGCCAACGAATATCTCACCAGAATCTATCTCATGAACGCCAATCAGTTCCCGCACTTTCCCACGCCCCTCTACCAGGGCAAAAAGATGGCGGTCATCGGCGCTGGCAATACTGCCATGGACGTACTCCGTACCGGTAAGAGGCTTGGTGCGGATGTCACCTGTTACTACCGCCGCTCCCACGATGAGGCCCCGGCCAGGACGGAGGAGCTGGAGCATGCCGAGCAGGAGTTCATCGAGTTCAAGTGGCTCTCCAACCCCGTGGAGTTCATCGGCGACGAGCGCCACTTCGTCAAAGCCATCAGGTGCGAGGTGATGAAGCTGTCCGATCCGGATGAATCCGGCAGACGAAAACCAATACCCACCGGCGAGTATTTCGTCGATGAGGTGGACACGGTGGTCTTCTCATTGGGGTGCGACGTGAACCCGATCATCCCCAGCATGACGCCTGAGCTTCGTACCAACAAGTGGGGCGTCGTCATGGTCGATACTACCACCTACCACACCAGCAAGAAGGGGGTATTTGCGGGCGGCGACGTCGTGACCGGCGGTTCGACGGTGATTCTGGCTATGGGACAGGCGAAGGAAGCCGCCCGGCACGTCCATGAATACCTTATGGGCCAGTTCAACTACGAGCTGAACGTCCCCACGGATCCCAATGCCCCAGGCGTGCAGTGGGAAGGGCGCTTTAGTAAAGCGAAGCGATAG